A single window of Aphidius gifuensis isolate YNYX2018 linkage group LG1, ASM1490517v1, whole genome shotgun sequence DNA harbors:
- the LOC122860680 gene encoding condensin complex subunit 2, with product MENRRKSLGHALLMENATLLESSPLRRRSVIAQRSTPAPIDDVVNDDKTERSGSRRSLGLSGITRMTVPQIRDGIAECIKLNTQNKINIKNAFSLSMIDFMEYMVKNRDEGLSNLQIASTTLDVSAKIYGLRVDSLHQDTMKMVGHLDKQSQDDHNNNDGNRDSGAGDDNNPNDNHENNQNINSQSDRIKKKRKSSQKILVTIESLQTKPDKVSLEPPMFGDADCQTTDMLYQVMLPKHCNKNLNLHPYKDVYFDEEIPLDKDHNNDDEDDDDDDELLNVPWPVIKPNGSQNMMSMFENFSFLNWDPNDNESVTSSQEILDNLNESLPFNLNASLPAGGSENGTGGNGPNSNNDVYSNTNYFDINDDYDDDEVHVNAQFQQVDRLSEKIVDIEKVLTVVGKKTSEQLEYSYIRDTVNIFQAGPSTWTVKNKNRQSRLFGRCRQDGPKKKKEFTIEYSQLTADNVDKNFTTLTRVNANNKNKYPVGWKKEKFLFESCDFYDTEKTIKYNTRDERYLRVQKALTFGGVDGATDGDNNNDPNNFNVSYETPEFNNDDDDHNDDGQYDDINNNDNDMIIDDNNDNQQMNQDLTQNNNNENEDNVGFSQGAFVGDNLVEAPKLTEKIYIPFSQRAKKLDMRNLKKTIWKSLDTKDDGEKENCQIGDADDSDTTTNDQHIVKDIKQFSDVFVQLPNKLNKNDASELTFPLAFVSLLHLANEKNLRIISNNENSDLSIFQDIH from the coding sequence atggaGAATCGTCGTAAAAGTTTGGGTCATGCTCTTCTTATGGAAAATGCAACTCTATTAGAATCAAGTCCACTACGTCGTCGTTCAGTAATTGCTCAACGTTCAACACCAGCACcaattgatgatgttgttaatgatgataaaactgAACGTTCAGGAAGTCGTAGATCACTTGGTTTATCAGGAATAACACGTATGACTGTGCCACAAATAAGAGATGGTATTGCTGAATGCATTAAActaaatacacaaaataaaataaatattaaaaatgcatttagTTTGAGTATGATTGATTTTATGGAATACATGGTAAAAAATCGTGATGAAGGTTTATCAAATCTTCAAATTGCCAGTACAACACTTGATGTTAGTGCTAAAATATATGGTTTACGTGTTGATTCATTACATCAAGACACCATGAAAATGGTTGGTCATCTTGATAAACAATCACAAGatgatcataataataatgatggtaaTCGTGATAGTGGTGctggtgatgataataatcccaatgataatcatgaaaataatcaaaatatcaaTAGTCAATCTGatcgtattaaaaaaaaaagaaaatcatcacaaaaaatattagtaaCAATTGAAAGTTTACAAACAAAACCTGATAAAGTTAGTTTAGAACCACCAATGTTTGGTGATGCTGATTGTCAAACAACTGATATGCTTTATCAAGTTATGTTACCAAaacattgtaataaaaatttaaatcttcatCCATATAAAGatgtttattttgatgaagaaATACCACTTGATAAAGATcacaataatgatgatgaagatgatgatgatgatgatgaattgtTAAATGTTCCATGGCCTGTTATTAAACCAAATGGATCACAAAATATGATGTcaatgtttgaaaatttttcatttcttaatTGGGATCCAAATGACAATGAATCAGTAACATCATCACAagaaatacttgataatttaaatgaatcatTACCATTCAATTTAAATGCTAGTTTACCAGCTGGTGGATCTGAAAATGGAACAGGAGGAAATGGTccaaatagtaataatgatgtttattcaaatacaaattattttgatattaatgatgattatgatgatgatgaagtaCATGTTAATGCACAATTTCAACAAGTTGATCGTTTAtctgaaaaaattgttgatattgaaaaagtatTAACTGTTGTTGGTAAAAAAACATCAGAACAACTTGAATATTCATATATACGTGATACagttaatatatttcaagctGGTCCATCAACATGgactgttaaaaataaaaatcgtcaATCAAGATTATTTGGTCGATGTCGTCAAGATggaccaaagaaaaaaaaagaatttactATTGAATATTCACAATTAACAGCTGATAATGTtgacaaaaattttacaacatTAACAAGAGTtaatgcaaataataaaaataaatatccagttggttggaaaaaagaaaaatttttatttgaatcatgTGATTTTTATGATacagaaaaaacaattaaatacaatactCGAGATGAGAGATATTTACGTGTTCAAAAAGCACTCACTTTTGGTGGTGTTGATGGTGCCACTgatggtgataataataatgatccgaataattttaatgtatcaTATGAAACACcagaatttaataatgatgatgatgatcataaTGATGATGGCCAATATGatgacattaataataatgataatgatatgattattgatgataacaatgataatcaacaaatgaatcaagatttaacacaaaataataataatgaaaatgaagatAATGTTGGATTTTCACAAGGTGCATTTGTTGGTGATAATCTTGTTGAAGCACCAAaattaactgaaaaaatatacataccaTTTTCACAAAGAGCCAAAAAATTGGATAtgcgaaatttaaaaaaaacaatatggaaAAGTTTAGATACAAAAGATGAtggtgaaaaagaaaattgtcaaATTGGTGATGCTGATGATTCTGATACTACAACAAATGATCAACATATTGTTAAAGACATTAAACAATTTAGTGATGTTTTTGTTCAattgccaaataaattaaataaaaatgatgccAGTGAATTAACATTTCCACTTGCTTTTGTATCACTTTTACATTTggctaatgaaaaaaatcttcGAATAATATcgaataatgaaaattcagatttatcaatatttcaagatattcattaa